CGTCGGGATCCGCCACATCGCGAGCGAGGCTGCGGCGATCAGCACGAACGAGAGCATGGCCGAGGTCCGGGGATTCAGGCGATCCGTGAGCGCACCGAAGAACGGTCTGCCTCCCCCGTTGAAGATGGCGAAGAAGCCGACCAGGACGGTGGCGAGTGCGGGCTCCACTGCCACGATCTCGGTGCCGACGGGTTTGGATATCCCGATGGCCATGAGACCGGCAAGGCAGCCGATAAAGAAGCAGAACCAAAGTCCGTAGAATGCGGGTGTCCGCAGCATCTCGCTGCGGTTGCACTCGCACACCGGAACCGATCCTGTTCCGGGTGCGGGAGGAACCCATCCTGCCGGTCTCCATCCCGCCGGCGGGAAGGAGAGCGGGAGTGCCAGCGCCACGAGCAGGAGGATGAACGCGATGCCAAAGAGGCGGAACGTCGTCGGCACGTCGTAGGCGGCGATCAGGAATCCGGCAATATTGGCCGTGATGAAGGCGGAGAAGCCGAAACCGAGCAGCGTGAGACCGACGGCGATGCCGCGGCGGTCAGGGAACCACCGGGCCGCCACGGCGACGGGCACGCCATAGGCGATGCCGACACCGGCTCCTCCGACCACGCCGTAGACGACGTAGAGCATCTCGACGGAGGTGGCGAGGGAAG
This portion of the Methanomicrobiales archaeon genome encodes:
- a CDS encoding OFA family MFS transporter, which codes for METRILGMPAEKGRWLLVAIGLVINLILGSIYAWSVFVTPLTAYFTETLGKAVTSAEVLLPYSVFLAFFAITMPLSGRFIETLGPRRMTIVGGVLTGAGWLLASLATSVEMLYVVYGVVGGAGVGIAYGVPVAVAARWFPDRRGIAVGLTLLGFGFSAFITANIAGFLIAAYDVPTTFRLFGIAFILLLVALALPLSFPPAGWRPAGWVPPAPGTGSVPVCECNRSEMLRTPAFYGLWFCFFIGCLAGLMAIGISKPVGTEIVAVEPALATVLVGFFAIFNGGGRPFFGALTDRLNPRTSAMLSFVLIAAASLAMWRIPTVAVYIVAFAILWGALGGWLAIAPTATATFFGTCDYPRCYGVVFLAYGAGAIAGPMLAGFIRTSSGTYMGVFPYVAALAGLGFAVAYALMRPPAGRAV